One Apodemus sylvaticus chromosome 23, mApoSyl1.1, whole genome shotgun sequence genomic window carries:
- the Il22ra2 gene encoding interleukin-22 receptor subunit alpha-2, with translation MMPKHCFLCLLIVLLTSATEMQPAHVSLKPQKVQFQSRNFHNILHWQPGSSLTSNDSLYFVQYKIYGQRQWKDKIDCWGTTALFCDLTNETLNPYEPYYGRVMMTRAGSHSAWTRTPRFTPWWETKLDPPAVTVTRVNTSLWVLLRPPELPYRNQNGKNTTLENYYDLVYRVFIINNSLEKGQKAHEGTQRAVEIKGLTPHSSYCVVAEMRQLTFDRRSPRSKESCVQIPP, from the exons ATGATGCCTAAGCACTGCTTTCTATGCCTCCTCATCGTGCTCTTGACCAGTGCAACAG AAATGCAGCCAGCTCATGTATCTCTGAAGCCCCAGAAGGTCCAATTTCAGTCCAGAAATTTCCACAACATTTTGCACTGGCAACCAGGGAGCTCCCTCACCAGCAACGACAGCCTCTACTTTGTGCAGTACAAGAT ATATGGACAGAGACAGTGGAAGGATAAAATTGACTGCTGGGGGACCACAGCGCTCTTCTGTGACCTGACCAATGAGACCTTAAACCCCTACGAACCGTACTATGGGAGGGTGATGATGACTCGCGCTGGAAGCCACTCTGCCTGGACCAGGACACCCCGCTTCACTCCGTGGTGGGAAA caAAACTAGATCCTCCAGCCGTGACTGTTACCCGAGTTAATACATCTTTGTGGGTGCTTCTCCGTCCTCCAGAATTGCCATATAgaaatcaaaatggaaaaaacacaACCCTGGAAAATTACTATGACTTGGTATACCGAGTTTTCATAATCAACAATTCACTAGAGAAG GGGCAGAAAGCCCATGAAGGAACTCAGAGAGCTGTTGAAATTAAAGGTCTGACACCTCATTCCAGTTACTGCGTAGTGGCTGAAATGCGACAACTCACGTTCGACAGAAGAAGCCCGCGAAGCAAGGAGAGCTGTGTGCAGATTCCTCCCTGA